A DNA window from Clavibacter sepedonicus contains the following coding sequences:
- a CDS encoding glycosyltransferase: protein MTRRLRIAHVLPFVSEDGAFGGPVAVAVEQCRELARQGHGVVLVVGWDGEVDLGVDGVDVRLFRAHAIPGLGFSGLVSPAMIAGLRRHVREFDVVHIHLGRHLLALAAAEVCRRAGVPYVLQTHGMVTADARPKSRILDAVAVRRVLAGARAVLALTDAEEEALGVVSRSGAHVVRIRNGVAPVSVERHRDPDAVPEVLFLARLHPRKRVLAFAEMAALLHERGLRARFTVIGPDEGDLPALTDFIAARPGLPLVHEGSIAPGASSERLAAADVYVLPSVREVFPMTVLESLAVGTPVVLTDDCGISTELRDAGAALVTAGAPSDLSDAVEAILGASTLRRSLSEGMRRSLDHDFGIAAVVSTLLPAYADRSTP from the coding sequence GTGACCCGCCGACTGCGCATCGCCCACGTACTTCCCTTCGTCTCGGAGGACGGCGCGTTCGGCGGCCCGGTGGCCGTGGCCGTGGAGCAGTGCCGGGAGCTCGCGCGCCAGGGGCACGGTGTCGTGCTCGTCGTGGGGTGGGACGGCGAGGTGGACCTCGGGGTGGACGGCGTGGACGTTCGCCTCTTCCGCGCGCACGCGATCCCCGGCCTCGGGTTCAGCGGGCTGGTCTCCCCGGCGATGATCGCCGGGCTGCGCCGCCACGTACGTGAGTTCGACGTCGTCCACATCCACCTCGGCCGGCACCTGCTGGCCCTCGCCGCCGCCGAGGTCTGTCGACGCGCGGGCGTCCCCTACGTGCTGCAGACGCACGGAATGGTGACGGCCGACGCTCGCCCGAAGTCGCGGATCCTGGACGCCGTCGCGGTCCGCCGTGTGCTCGCGGGGGCTCGGGCCGTGCTGGCCCTCACGGATGCCGAGGAGGAGGCGCTCGGCGTCGTATCCCGGTCCGGCGCGCACGTCGTGCGGATCCGCAACGGCGTGGCGCCGGTGTCGGTCGAGCGGCATCGCGACCCCGACGCTGTCCCCGAGGTCTTGTTCCTCGCGCGGCTGCATCCCCGGAAGCGCGTGCTCGCGTTCGCCGAGATGGCGGCGCTCCTCCACGAACGAGGCTTGCGGGCGCGCTTCACCGTGATCGGCCCCGACGAGGGCGACCTCCCCGCGCTGACGGACTTCATCGCCGCGCGTCCTGGCCTGCCTCTGGTCCACGAGGGGAGCATCGCCCCCGGTGCCTCCAGCGAACGGCTCGCAGCGGCGGACGTCTACGTGCTCCCGAGCGTCCGCGAGGTGTTCCCGATGACGGTCCTCGAGTCCCTGGCCGTGGGGACGCCCGTCGTCCTCACCGACGACTGCGGCATATCGACGGAGCTCCGCGACGCGGGCGCGGCCCTCGTCACCGCCGGCGCACCGTCCGACCTCTCGGACGCGGTCGAGGCGATCCTCGGCGCGTCGACCCTCCGACGCTCGCTCTCCGAGGGCATGCGACGGAGCCTGGACCACGACTTCGGTATCGCGGCCGTCGTCTCGACCCTGCTGCCCGCCTATGCCGATCGGAGCACCCCATGA
- a CDS encoding sugar transferase, which produces MIEQKATHDADARETGTRRSMTDRAAKGVRADAGPLTEADGLRAHDWRRTYAIGLVVTDLLVLVWVVFGVQIAWFGFETSDVAFNGDYEGVAVSYSLISLVIIASWMVALGLYGTRGYRVLGTGPQEYRLILDATVRLFGLLAIVAFLGRIDFARGYIIIALPLGLVTLVLSRWMWRQWLNVQRAKGRYSSRVLLIGSEASTGFLARELARQPYAGYHVVGACIPSGVIAATLPGTGIPVLGKLDDLQAAMRAVDADTIVIASNDELSPERIRELSWSLEPGRQHLVVAPSLTDIGGPRIHTRPVAGLPLIHVETPRYEGTKLFAKRAFDIVASTLILVVASPLFLAIAITIRLSTPGPVLFRQERVGINGRPFQMLKFRTMVTDAEARLLELEKQSRDAGNSVLFKMKDDPRVTPIGRFLRRYSLDELMQLVNVLNGSMSLVGPRPPLAREVEAYETKVHRRFLVKPGITGLWQVSGRSNLSWEDSVRLDLYYVENWSIVGDLVILWKTARAVLQREGAY; this is translated from the coding sequence ATGATCGAACAGAAGGCCACGCACGACGCGGACGCACGGGAGACCGGCACGCGACGGAGCATGACGGACAGGGCCGCGAAGGGGGTGCGCGCGGACGCCGGCCCGCTCACCGAGGCGGACGGCCTGCGGGCGCACGACTGGCGCCGCACCTACGCGATCGGCCTCGTCGTCACCGACCTCCTCGTCCTCGTCTGGGTCGTCTTCGGCGTCCAGATCGCGTGGTTCGGCTTCGAGACCTCCGACGTCGCCTTCAACGGCGACTACGAGGGCGTCGCCGTGAGCTACTCGCTCATCTCGCTCGTGATCATCGCGAGCTGGATGGTCGCGCTCGGGCTGTACGGCACCCGCGGCTACCGCGTGCTGGGCACGGGGCCGCAGGAGTACCGGCTGATCCTCGACGCCACCGTGCGGCTGTTCGGGCTGCTGGCCATCGTGGCCTTCCTCGGCCGCATCGACTTCGCGCGCGGCTACATCATCATCGCGCTGCCGCTCGGACTCGTGACGCTCGTGCTCAGCCGCTGGATGTGGCGGCAGTGGCTGAACGTGCAGCGCGCCAAGGGCCGCTACTCGTCCCGCGTGCTGCTGATCGGATCCGAGGCGTCCACGGGCTTCCTTGCCCGCGAGCTCGCCCGCCAGCCCTACGCCGGCTACCACGTGGTCGGGGCGTGCATCCCCTCGGGCGTCATCGCGGCCACGCTGCCCGGCACCGGGATCCCCGTGCTCGGCAAGCTCGACGACCTGCAGGCCGCCATGCGCGCGGTCGACGCCGACACCATCGTCATCGCCAGCAACGACGAGCTGTCCCCGGAGCGGATCCGCGAGCTCAGCTGGTCGCTGGAACCCGGACGCCAGCACCTGGTGGTGGCACCGAGCCTCACCGACATCGGCGGTCCCCGCATCCACACCCGCCCGGTCGCGGGCCTGCCCCTCATCCACGTGGAGACCCCCCGCTACGAGGGCACCAAGCTCTTCGCGAAGCGGGCGTTCGACATCGTGGCGAGCACGCTGATCCTCGTCGTCGCCTCCCCCCTGTTCCTCGCCATCGCCATCACCATCCGGCTCAGCACGCCGGGGCCCGTGCTCTTCCGGCAGGAGCGGGTCGGGATCAACGGTCGCCCGTTCCAGATGCTGAAGTTCCGCACGATGGTCACGGACGCGGAAGCCCGTCTGCTCGAGCTCGAGAAGCAGTCGCGCGACGCGGGCAACTCGGTGCTCTTCAAGATGAAGGACGACCCGCGGGTCACCCCGATCGGGCGCTTCCTCCGCCGCTACAGCCTCGACGAGCTGATGCAGCTCGTGAACGTCCTCAACGGCAGCATGTCGCTCGTGGGCCCGCGCCCGCCGCTCGCCCGCGAGGTGGAGGCCTACGAGACGAAGGTGCACCGTCGATTCCTCGTGAAGCCGGGCATCACGGGGCTCTGGCAGGTGAGCGGCCGGTCGAACCTGTCGTGGGAGGACAGCGTGCGGCTCGACCTCTACTACGTGGAGAACTGGTCGATCGTCGGGGATCTCGTCATCCTGTGGAAGACGGCGCGGGCTGTGCTGCAGCGTGAGGGGGCGTATTGA
- a CDS encoding glycosyltransferase family 4 protein has translation MTRIHHYYARYLEHPSGVTDSIDHWARAAADAGWDARILCAEPPAGRGHRQPSPLTRSIAHLGRGRGSYVPLGLLRELRLGDLLVIHEGWVLSNVVAALVAKLCGARLVVMPHGVYERQIVENQRDVLGLRRHLDRLVLRMADAVHVFYAGEQDVVRAIEPRISCFVTVPNGADPVPDGEAWRGGGDHFLWIGRFDVLHKGLDNLVDAWARLPEPRPRLVLAGPDFRGGRARIAASVAAQGLTGSVELRSHVGGTEKNELLTTCRAYIHPSRWESCSIMLLEALAAGVPSLISRSIHAADELGDEGILGVVDLVAAEGELASALERVDGDWELGRRARSWASSVGTWDAVGRRAVDEYRRHAIN, from the coding sequence ATGACCCGCATCCACCACTACTACGCCCGATACCTAGAGCACCCTTCCGGCGTCACCGACTCGATCGACCATTGGGCCCGCGCCGCGGCGGACGCCGGCTGGGACGCGCGGATCCTCTGCGCGGAGCCACCAGCTGGCCGTGGCCATCGGCAACCGTCGCCGCTCACGCGGTCGATCGCCCACCTCGGACGCGGTCGTGGGTCGTACGTGCCCCTGGGGCTGCTCCGCGAGCTGCGGCTCGGCGACCTGCTGGTGATCCACGAGGGCTGGGTTCTGAGCAACGTCGTGGCCGCGCTGGTGGCGAAGCTCTGTGGTGCCCGCCTTGTGGTGATGCCGCACGGCGTCTACGAGCGTCAGATCGTGGAGAACCAGAGGGACGTGCTCGGCCTGCGCCGGCACCTGGACCGGCTGGTCCTGCGCATGGCCGATGCCGTGCACGTGTTCTACGCCGGAGAGCAGGACGTCGTCCGCGCGATCGAGCCACGCATCTCCTGCTTCGTGACCGTCCCGAACGGCGCGGATCCCGTGCCCGATGGCGAGGCGTGGCGCGGCGGCGGCGACCATTTCCTGTGGATCGGGCGTTTCGACGTCCTGCACAAGGGCCTCGACAACCTGGTGGACGCATGGGCGCGGCTCCCCGAGCCGCGCCCCCGCCTGGTCCTCGCGGGACCGGACTTCCGGGGCGGGCGCGCGCGCATCGCGGCGTCGGTCGCGGCTCAGGGGCTGACGGGGTCCGTCGAGCTGCGGAGCCACGTCGGGGGGACGGAGAAGAACGAGTTGCTGACCACCTGTCGCGCCTACATCCACCCGTCTCGCTGGGAGTCGTGCAGCATCATGTTGCTCGAGGCCCTGGCGGCGGGCGTCCCGAGTCTCATATCGCGCTCGATCCACGCCGCTGACGAGCTCGGGGATGAGGGGATCCTCGGCGTCGTCGACCTGGTGGCAGCGGAGGGCGAGCTGGCGTCGGCGCTCGAGCGCGTCGACGGCGACTGGGAGCTGGGCCGGAGGGCCCGCTCGTGGGCGTCGTCCGTCGGGACGTGGGATGCCGTCGGCAGGCGCGCGGTCGACGAATACCGACGGCATGCAATAAATTAG
- a CDS encoding O-antigen polymerase, whose product MTETPSRRPAVAPPRSSTSGPMVAGSAASTASSLTATLLIIAFCGFVPLAVFATVPYPTDRAVPLEVAGALLILLISGTRLAIVIGSGRQTLFTFAFWLFAYAFIAVPAFAQMLTRRFPGTTPNIEVEYDLTALGVVLVGLGAAMFGALIARRVRPHRSDQQMRAAALPRWSLSRNRIVILAVIGFAAWAYFVGRLGPATFFSSRDEMAAARSMAFSDPATSTIVASVATLPLLVCVHAMTRFRRAQPRATGTARDFTLMLPAALLAVLFAINVVTSSRYLFGTMAFSLLVLFGGFATRRRARLSMGALVFLLLAAFPLFSIFRRATASTTSQLGAAAFVNSGDYDSFAQIINSVNYVADEGVLWGTQLLGPFVFWVPRAVWPDKPIDTGVMLAQFRGYNFENLSAPFWSEAFLSGGWAGVVVLFLLLGYVLKRADARSGASLDKAGVFGITTAILSFYMLILLRGSLLQATSTLAVILVSILVVARRDAIKPTAASGSGTRRPIS is encoded by the coding sequence ATGACCGAGACGCCCTCACGTCGACCCGCCGTCGCACCTCCCCGGTCCTCCACCTCCGGGCCGATGGTGGCCGGCAGCGCGGCGTCGACGGCCAGCAGCCTCACCGCCACATTGCTGATCATCGCGTTCTGCGGCTTCGTTCCCCTCGCCGTGTTCGCCACCGTGCCGTACCCGACCGACCGTGCGGTCCCCCTCGAGGTGGCCGGGGCGCTGCTCATCCTGCTGATCAGCGGAACCCGCCTCGCGATCGTGATCGGCTCCGGTAGGCAGACGCTCTTCACCTTCGCGTTCTGGCTCTTCGCCTATGCGTTCATCGCCGTGCCCGCATTCGCGCAGATGCTCACCCGGCGTTTTCCGGGGACGACGCCGAACATCGAGGTCGAATACGACCTGACGGCGCTGGGGGTCGTCCTGGTGGGTCTCGGGGCCGCCATGTTCGGCGCGCTCATCGCGCGGAGGGTGCGTCCGCACCGGAGCGACCAGCAGATGCGCGCGGCCGCATTGCCACGATGGTCCTTATCCCGGAACCGCATCGTCATCCTTGCCGTGATCGGTTTCGCTGCCTGGGCATACTTCGTCGGACGGCTCGGCCCCGCGACGTTCTTCTCGAGCAGAGACGAGATGGCCGCAGCACGCAGCATGGCGTTCTCCGACCCGGCGACGTCCACCATCGTCGCCTCGGTCGCCACGCTTCCGCTCCTCGTCTGCGTGCACGCCATGACGCGCTTCCGTCGGGCTCAGCCTCGTGCGACGGGCACGGCCCGCGACTTCACCCTCATGCTGCCTGCTGCCCTCCTCGCGGTGCTCTTCGCCATCAACGTCGTCACATCATCGAGGTACCTGTTCGGAACGATGGCCTTCAGCCTGCTGGTCCTCTTCGGGGGCTTCGCCACCCGTCGGCGCGCGAGGCTCTCCATGGGCGCTCTCGTGTTCCTCCTCCTTGCGGCGTTCCCCCTCTTCTCGATCTTCCGACGTGCGACCGCGAGCACCACTTCCCAGCTCGGCGCCGCCGCGTTCGTCAACAGCGGGGACTATGACTCCTTCGCCCAGATCATCAACTCCGTTAACTACGTCGCCGACGAGGGGGTCCTCTGGGGCACGCAGCTGCTCGGGCCCTTCGTGTTCTGGGTGCCGCGCGCGGTGTGGCCGGACAAGCCCATCGACACCGGCGTGATGCTCGCCCAGTTCCGCGGGTACAACTTCGAGAACCTGTCCGCTCCGTTCTGGTCGGAAGCGTTCCTGAGCGGTGGGTGGGCAGGGGTTGTCGTGCTCTTCCTGCTCCTCGGCTATGTCCTCAAACGCGCCGACGCGCGGTCGGGAGCCTCGCTCGACAAGGCGGGGGTCTTCGGCATCACCACCGCGATCCTCTCCTTCTACATGCTCATCCTCCTGCGCGGCTCGCTGCTCCAGGCGACCAGCACGCTGGCGGTGATCCTCGTGAGCATCCTCGTGGTCGCCCGGCGGGACGCGATAAAACCGACAGCGGCCAGCGGGTCGGGTACCCGTCGGCCAATTTCCTGA
- a CDS encoding cold-shock protein — MATGTVKWFNAEKGFGFIAPDNGTADVFAHYSAIATGGYKSLDENQKVEFEVAQGPKGPQAENIRPL, encoded by the coding sequence ATGGCAACAGGCACCGTCAAGTGGTTCAACGCTGAAAAGGGCTTCGGCTTCATCGCTCCCGACAACGGAACCGCGGATGTGTTCGCTCACTACTCCGCGATCGCGACGGGCGGCTACAAGTCGCTCGACGAGAACCAGAAGGTCGAGTTCGAGGTCGCCCAGGGCCCCAAGGGCCCCCAGGCTGAGAACATCCGCCCGCTCTAA
- a CDS encoding polysaccharide pyruvyl transferase family protein, with protein MASTNLGDQIISDAVNRQFIGRLGDRHGDVTVIPMHGPLTDTSRDALRKADEVVVCGTNLLSDHMRFRTSWEWPRDDIQLTKGKLTVFGAGWWQYQLAGIDPVSARWMRALSGGRTWAVRDEYSARRLQAAGISAVHLSCPTLWDVDTQTLPAEQERVIVTLTDYNQDPLADKRLVDLLAERFEVLFWPQGPGDRRYIEQLVGPGASFVDASLSAFDAALDEPGTAYVGLRLHGGIRAMQRGVPSLILAIDNRAREISRSVGLHAPSRNSFRDIEASLTPGRVVEIALPTEAISAWTADWKLS; from the coding sequence ATGGCATCGACCAATCTCGGAGATCAGATCATCTCGGACGCCGTGAACCGGCAGTTCATCGGACGGCTCGGTGACCGCCACGGGGACGTCACCGTCATCCCGATGCACGGGCCACTCACGGACACGTCGCGGGACGCGCTCCGCAAGGCCGACGAGGTGGTGGTCTGCGGGACCAACCTCCTGTCGGACCACATGCGCTTCCGCACCAGCTGGGAGTGGCCGCGTGACGACATCCAGCTGACGAAGGGCAAGCTCACCGTGTTCGGCGCCGGCTGGTGGCAGTACCAGCTCGCGGGCATCGATCCCGTCTCGGCCCGGTGGATGCGCGCCCTCTCGGGCGGCCGCACCTGGGCGGTACGCGACGAGTACTCCGCCCGTCGGCTGCAGGCGGCCGGGATCTCAGCCGTCCATCTCTCCTGCCCGACGCTGTGGGACGTCGACACCCAGACCCTGCCTGCGGAGCAGGAGCGCGTGATCGTCACGCTGACCGACTACAACCAGGACCCTCTCGCCGACAAGCGCCTGGTGGACCTGCTGGCGGAGCGGTTCGAGGTGCTCTTCTGGCCGCAGGGACCGGGCGACCGTCGGTACATTGAACAGCTTGTCGGCCCGGGTGCGTCCTTCGTCGACGCGTCGCTGTCGGCCTTCGACGCCGCGCTGGACGAGCCAGGGACGGCGTATGTCGGCCTCCGGTTACACGGGGGCATCCGAGCCATGCAGCGAGGGGTTCCGAGCCTCATCCTCGCCATCGACAACCGCGCGCGGGAGATCAGCCGATCCGTGGGGCTGCATGCTCCTTCGCGAAACTCGTTCCGCGACATCGAGGCGTCCTTGACGCCAGGGAGGGTGGTGGAGATCGCGCTCCCGACCGAGGCCATCTCCGCCTGGACCGCCGATTGGAAGCTGTCATGA
- a CDS encoding oligosaccharide flippase family protein produces the protein MSGSETIEDRGPHIAGDEGAAPPPGGGRRDRIGLQFAWVSGGKILAALIQAATMLLLVREVSPAEFGFFSAAYGVITIPQTLLDLGLPSLIVRERARDARDGIVTRALKLNNVLSLAMSLLLLVMGILLAMTVDPDYWLLLPFAVWAAAERNADAWLGVVLADGDSWINVTNLVLRRLGSLVIFVLLTRFSPMEPVLALAVGFAVGALLSWLFAHVFVAKRLVPGTPATVRALVRMSYPYWIDSVASQARNLDVAITSIVAGQAQAGFYAASARLTNPLRILPNSLATILLPAASKRDSSNIGGLLKLVVAATAGFALLYGGGAVVVPWAVPVFLGPEYSGAIVALQITCVGLVFASAASLLSTLLLAVGRKHFVAGTAVVSTIACLLGVALGALTMGAVGAALGLAASYAVQAVVLFFRLLMFIIRRESNS, from the coding sequence TTGAGCGGGAGCGAGACGATCGAGGACAGGGGCCCGCACATCGCCGGCGACGAGGGAGCCGCCCCGCCCCCCGGAGGCGGTCGGCGGGACCGCATCGGCTTGCAGTTCGCGTGGGTGTCCGGCGGCAAGATCCTCGCGGCGCTGATCCAAGCCGCGACGATGCTCCTCCTCGTGCGGGAGGTCTCGCCCGCCGAGTTCGGTTTCTTCTCGGCGGCCTACGGCGTGATCACCATCCCGCAGACCCTCCTCGATCTGGGCCTCCCCAGTCTCATCGTGCGCGAGCGCGCCCGCGACGCCCGCGACGGGATCGTCACCAGGGCGCTCAAGCTCAACAACGTGCTTTCGCTCGCGATGTCGCTCTTACTCCTCGTGATGGGCATCCTGCTCGCCATGACCGTGGACCCGGACTACTGGCTGCTGCTCCCGTTCGCGGTGTGGGCGGCGGCGGAGCGCAACGCCGACGCTTGGCTCGGGGTCGTGTTGGCCGACGGCGACTCCTGGATCAATGTCACGAACCTAGTACTGCGCCGCTTGGGTAGCCTCGTGATCTTCGTCTTGCTCACGCGCTTCTCACCGATGGAGCCGGTGCTCGCACTGGCAGTCGGCTTCGCTGTGGGCGCCTTGCTCTCCTGGCTGTTCGCGCACGTGTTCGTCGCGAAGCGGCTCGTGCCCGGGACCCCGGCCACGGTCCGCGCACTGGTCCGGATGTCGTATCCGTACTGGATTGACTCGGTGGCCAGCCAGGCGCGCAACCTCGACGTCGCGATCACCAGCATCGTGGCGGGGCAGGCACAGGCCGGCTTCTACGCGGCGTCCGCTCGTCTCACCAACCCCCTGCGGATCCTGCCCAACTCGCTCGCGACGATCTTGCTGCCGGCCGCATCCAAGCGCGACTCGTCGAACATCGGCGGACTCCTCAAGCTAGTCGTCGCGGCCACGGCCGGCTTCGCCCTGCTGTACGGCGGTGGGGCGGTCGTCGTCCCTTGGGCCGTCCCCGTGTTCCTCGGCCCTGAGTACAGCGGTGCCATCGTGGCCCTGCAGATCACCTGTGTCGGCCTCGTATTCGCGTCCGCGGCCAGCCTGCTCTCGACCCTGCTGCTCGCCGTCGGACGCAAGCACTTCGTCGCCGGCACCGCGGTGGTCAGCACGATCGCCTGCCTCCTGGGCGTGGCGCTGGGCGCCCTGACGATGGGTGCCGTGGGGGCCGCGCTGGGGCTCGCGGCGTCCTACGCCGTCCAGGCTGTCGTGCTGTTCTTCCGGCTCCTGATGTTCATCATCCGACGCGAGTCGAACTCCTGA
- a CDS encoding glycosyltransferase family 4 protein, with protein MGELSTTDAARTQTADLGGLTVCLVGINYWPETTGIAPYTTAMAEALTDAGASVHVVTGIPHYPQWKLQDERYAEGRRWEEMRDGVRITRVRHTIPETPDLAGRAKLEASFLRGALREVRRDTSEVVIAVTPSLAGLAAGALGRGRRPFGVLVQDLTGNAAGESGTTGGRASRLIATGEYALLRRADRIGVITPRFGDLLIQQGLPDAAISGLPNFTHIRPVDVSTAAARTRLGWTRDAFTVVHTGNMGMKQGLESVVEAARLSDARDLGIEFVLVGDGNQRAALEAQGAGIRSLRFVPPLDGDDYPYALAAADALLLNEKPGVREMSMPSKLTSYTSSRRPIIAAVEDGGITESVVREHGAAAIIPPGDPERLLQAAQDLRCDTDAAEVLTTAAQRMYQNRYSPVSAHARYVRFAQSLSTLGAGVRA; from the coding sequence ATGGGGGAATTGAGCACGACCGACGCTGCGCGCACGCAGACGGCGGACCTGGGGGGCCTCACGGTCTGCCTGGTCGGCATCAACTACTGGCCGGAGACCACGGGCATCGCGCCGTACACGACCGCGATGGCCGAGGCGCTCACCGACGCGGGGGCGTCGGTGCACGTGGTCACCGGGATACCGCACTACCCGCAGTGGAAGCTGCAGGACGAGCGGTACGCCGAGGGCAGGCGCTGGGAGGAGATGCGCGACGGCGTCCGCATCACCCGCGTCCGCCACACCATCCCGGAGACGCCGGACCTCGCGGGCCGGGCCAAGCTCGAGGCGAGCTTCCTGCGGGGCGCCCTCCGCGAGGTGCGCCGGGACACGAGCGAGGTCGTCATCGCGGTCACGCCGTCGCTCGCGGGGCTCGCCGCCGGCGCGCTCGGGCGGGGCCGCCGTCCGTTCGGCGTGCTGGTGCAGGACCTCACGGGCAACGCCGCGGGCGAGTCCGGAACAACAGGAGGCCGCGCCTCGCGCCTGATCGCGACGGGGGAGTACGCGCTCCTCCGCCGGGCCGACCGCATCGGCGTCATCACGCCCCGCTTCGGCGACCTGCTGATCCAGCAAGGCCTGCCCGACGCGGCCATCTCCGGGCTCCCGAACTTCACGCACATCAGGCCGGTGGACGTCTCCACCGCAGCGGCCCGCACCCGGCTCGGCTGGACGCGGGACGCGTTCACCGTCGTCCACACCGGCAACATGGGCATGAAGCAGGGGCTGGAGTCGGTCGTCGAGGCCGCCCGCCTCTCGGACGCGCGCGACCTCGGCATCGAGTTCGTGCTCGTGGGCGACGGCAACCAGCGGGCCGCCCTCGAGGCGCAGGGCGCGGGGATCCGCTCGCTCCGCTTCGTCCCGCCGCTCGACGGCGACGACTACCCGTACGCCCTGGCCGCGGCCGACGCGCTGCTGCTCAACGAGAAGCCCGGCGTGCGCGAGATGAGCATGCCGTCGAAGCTCACGTCGTACACGAGCAGCCGGCGCCCGATCATCGCCGCGGTGGAGGACGGCGGCATCACGGAGAGCGTCGTGCGCGAGCACGGGGCGGCCGCCATCATCCCGCCGGGCGATCCGGAGCGGCTGCTGCAGGCGGCGCAGGACCTCCGCTGCGACACCGACGCCGCCGAGGTCCTCACCACGGCTGCCCAGCGGATGTACCAGAACCGCTACTCGCCCGTCAGCGCCCACGCGAGGTACGTCCGCTTCGCGCAGTCGCTCTCCACCCTGGGGGCCGGGGTGCGCGCGTGA
- a CDS encoding LbetaH domain-containing protein, whose protein sequence is MTAAPDHSTDVPVIDLSLAPGEHQAWDRPKRTVYLWAVVELLLVTNPWQISSSLRVRALRAFGAEIGDGVVFRPRTRVKFPWKLRIGDRSWIGEGVWFHNQDHITVGHDVVLSQETMLTTGSHAHRRDMALITRPIVIEPGAWITSRCLVLGGAHVGRSALARPMTVVAGDVPADAIVSGADCAVVGSRFRAS, encoded by the coding sequence GTGACGGCGGCACCCGATCACTCGACCGACGTCCCGGTGATCGACCTGTCCCTCGCCCCCGGCGAGCACCAGGCGTGGGACCGCCCGAAGCGCACCGTCTACCTCTGGGCCGTGGTCGAGCTGCTCCTCGTCACGAACCCGTGGCAGATCAGCTCGTCGCTGCGCGTCCGCGCGCTCCGGGCGTTCGGCGCCGAGATCGGCGACGGCGTGGTGTTCCGGCCGCGCACGCGGGTGAAGTTCCCGTGGAAGCTGCGCATCGGCGACCGCTCCTGGATCGGCGAGGGCGTCTGGTTCCACAACCAGGACCACATCACGGTGGGCCACGACGTCGTCCTCTCGCAGGAGACGATGCTTACAACGGGCAGCCACGCGCACCGGCGCGACATGGCCCTCATCACGCGCCCCATCGTCATCGAGCCGGGCGCGTGGATCACGTCGCGCTGCCTGGTCCTCGGCGGCGCGCACGTGGGCCGCTCGGCGCTCGCCCGGCCGATGACCGTGGTCGCGGGTGACGTCCCCGCCGACGCGATCGTCTCGGGCGCGGACTGCGCCGTCGTCGGCTCGCGGTTCCGCGCATCGTGA